In Castanea sativa cultivar Marrone di Chiusa Pesio chromosome 6, ASM4071231v1, a single window of DNA contains:
- the LOC142639379 gene encoding uncharacterized protein LOC142639379, translating into MNIASNEDILKVVLNLDELSTLQMAVTLEAIWHLRNQVWHNGSEVKIISTICNAENRVKEYLNALDYEQDKDRSEELTSWIPPPINYMKLNVDAAVLQAFTSLVVVSRNEFGEVLKVWAKIHDLCTPTQAEVVAILWALSLAAAENWCNIIVEGDSKTCFDALSKAEEPSNWSISSIIRDAVDMSVSFNNCEFCWVKRSLNSAAHSTAKYDITLKVGFLYNNCNLPPPILKACRQDFSISCCSN; encoded by the coding sequence ATGAATATTGCATCAAACGAGGACATCCTCAAAGTGGTCTTGAACTTGGATGAGCTGAGTACACTTCAAATGGCAGTCACTTTGGAGGCTATCTGGCAtctcaggaatcaagtttggcATAATGGCAGTGAGGTGAAAATCATTTCTACCATATGCAATGCAGAAAACAGAGTAAAGGAATATCTTAATGCTTTGGACTATGAGCAGGACAAAGATAGGAGTGAGGAATTGACTTCATGGATTCCCCCTCCTATAAACTATATGAAACTAAATGTGGATGCTGCTGTCTTACAGGCTTTCACCTCCTTAGTTGTGGTATCAAGAAATGAGTTTGGAGAGGTGTTAAAGGTATGGGCTAAAATTCATGATTTATGCACTCCTACTCAAGCTGAAGTAGTTGCAATTCTGTGGGCTCTAAGCTTGGCTGCTGCTGAAAATTGGTGCAACATCATTGTGGAGGGGGATTCAAAAACATGTTTTGATGCCCTATCCAAAGCAGAAGAACCATCTAATTGGTCCATCTCCTCCATCATTCGTGATGCTGTTGACATGAGTGTATCTTTTAATAATTGTGAGTTTTGCTGGGTTAAGAGATCTCTAAACTCAGCAGCCCATTCAACTGCTAAATATGATATTACTCTTAAAGTAGGTTTCTTGTATAATAACTGTAATTTGCCTCCCCCTATCTTGAAAGCTTGTAGGCAAGATTTTTCTATCTCCTGTTGTTCAAAttaa
- the LOC142638227 gene encoding aspartate carbamoyltransferase 3, chloroplastic-like isoform X2, with protein MVAPKTLKCYREYMGSPSNLSCGQSGYIKSMYLTHSRILPSGKLSKREQIEGVSPKDRIQCCAVQVESAPSFSVGKKFQLDDVIEAQQFNRDILGAIFEVAREMEKIEKNSPGSQILKGYLMATLFYEPSTRTRLSFESAMKRLGGEVLTTENAREFSSAAKGETLEDTVRTIEGYSDIIVMRHFESGAAKRAAVTAGIPIINAGDGPGQHPTQALLDVYTIEREVGKLDGIKVGLVGDLANGRTVRSLAYLLAKYQDVKIYFVSPDVVKMKDDIKDYLTSKGVEWEESADLMEVASKCDVVYQTRIQKERFGERIDQYEKARGKYIVDQNVLDVMQKHAVVMHPLPRLDEITVDVDGDPRAAYFRQAKNGLYIRMALLKLLLVGW; from the exons ATGGTTGCTCCCAAGACATTGAAATGTTACAGAGAGTATATGGGCAGTCCTTCAAATCTTTCCTGTGGACAATCTGGATACATTAAGTCAATGTACCTAACGCATTCGAGGATATTGCCCAGCGGGAAATTATCGAAAAGGGAGCAAATTGAAGGAGTCTCTCCAAAGGACAGAATCCAGTGCTGTGCAGTACAAGTTGAAAGTGCACCTTCATTTTCAGTTGGGAAGAAGTTTCAGCTTGATGATGTAATTGAAGCTCAGCAATTTAATAGGGATATTCTTGGTGCTATATTTGAAGTTGCACGTGAGATGGAGAAGATAGAAAAGAATTCTCCTGGAAGCCAAATTCTTAAGGGTTATCTTATGGCTACTCTCTTTTATGAGCCTTCCACTAGAACTAGGCTTTCCTTTGAGTCTGCCATGAAAAGGTTAGGTGGGGAAGTTTTGACAACTGAAAATGCACGGGAGTTTTCATCAGCAGCTAAAGGAGAAACACTTGAAG ATACTGTAAGAACCATTGAGGGTTACTCGGATATAATTGTGATGCGGCACTTTGAAAGTGGTGCTGCCAAAAGAGCAGCTGTCACAGCTGGCATTCCTATTATTAATGCCGGGGATGGTCCTGGGCAGCATCCTACACAG GCTCTCTTGGATGTATATACCATTGAAAGAGAGGTGGGGAAGCTAGATGGCATCAAAGTTGGGCTAGTGGGTGATCTTGCCAATGGAAGGACTGTCCGCTCACTTGCTTACTTGCTAGCCAAGTACCAAGATGTGAAGATCTACTTTGTCTCTCCTGATGTGGTAAAAATGAAG GATGATATAAAAGACTATTTGACATCAAAGGGAGTGGAATGGGAAGAAAGTGCTGATTTAATGGAAGTGGCTTCTAAGTGTGATGTAGTGTATCAAACTCGCattcaaaaagaaagatttgGAGAGAGAATTGACCAATATGAAAAAGCTCGAGGCAAGTACATTGTAGATCAGAATGTCTTGGATGTTATGCAGAAGCATGCTGTGGTCATGCACCCTCTACCAAGGCTTGATGAG ATTACTGTGGATGTTGATGGGGATCCAAGGGCTGCTTATTTTAGACAAGCAAAGAATGGACTTTATATACGGATGGCTCTTTTGAAGCTCTTACTTGTAGGGTGGTGA
- the LOC142638227 gene encoding aspartate carbamoyltransferase 2, chloroplastic-like isoform X1, translating to MAVSSSLFTSSLQGSMVAPKTLKCYREYMGSPSNLSCGQSGYIKSMYLTHSRILPSGKLSKREQIEGVSPKDRIQCCAVQVESAPSFSVGKKFQLDDVIEAQQFNRDILGAIFEVAREMEKIEKNSPGSQILKGYLMATLFYEPSTRTRLSFESAMKRLGGEVLTTENAREFSSAAKGETLEDTVRTIEGYSDIIVMRHFESGAAKRAAVTAGIPIINAGDGPGQHPTQALLDVYTIEREVGKLDGIKVGLVGDLANGRTVRSLAYLLAKYQDVKIYFVSPDVVKMKDDIKDYLTSKGVEWEESADLMEVASKCDVVYQTRIQKERFGERIDQYEKARGKYIVDQNVLDVMQKHAVVMHPLPRLDEITVDVDGDPRAAYFRQAKNGLYIRMALLKLLLVGW from the exons ATGGCTGTTTCATCTTCTCTTTTTACATCTTCGTTGCAGGGGAGCATGGTTGCTCCCAAGACATTGAAATGTTACAGAGAGTATATGGGCAGTCCTTCAAATCTTTCCTGTGGACAATCTGGATACATTAAGTCAATGTACCTAACGCATTCGAGGATATTGCCCAGCGGGAAATTATCGAAAAGGGAGCAAATTGAAGGAGTCTCTCCAAAGGACAGAATCCAGTGCTGTGCAGTACAAGTTGAAAGTGCACCTTCATTTTCAGTTGGGAAGAAGTTTCAGCTTGATGATGTAATTGAAGCTCAGCAATTTAATAGGGATATTCTTGGTGCTATATTTGAAGTTGCACGTGAGATGGAGAAGATAGAAAAGAATTCTCCTGGAAGCCAAATTCTTAAGGGTTATCTTATGGCTACTCTCTTTTATGAGCCTTCCACTAGAACTAGGCTTTCCTTTGAGTCTGCCATGAAAAGGTTAGGTGGGGAAGTTTTGACAACTGAAAATGCACGGGAGTTTTCATCAGCAGCTAAAGGAGAAACACTTGAAG ATACTGTAAGAACCATTGAGGGTTACTCGGATATAATTGTGATGCGGCACTTTGAAAGTGGTGCTGCCAAAAGAGCAGCTGTCACAGCTGGCATTCCTATTATTAATGCCGGGGATGGTCCTGGGCAGCATCCTACACAG GCTCTCTTGGATGTATATACCATTGAAAGAGAGGTGGGGAAGCTAGATGGCATCAAAGTTGGGCTAGTGGGTGATCTTGCCAATGGAAGGACTGTCCGCTCACTTGCTTACTTGCTAGCCAAGTACCAAGATGTGAAGATCTACTTTGTCTCTCCTGATGTGGTAAAAATGAAG GATGATATAAAAGACTATTTGACATCAAAGGGAGTGGAATGGGAAGAAAGTGCTGATTTAATGGAAGTGGCTTCTAAGTGTGATGTAGTGTATCAAACTCGCattcaaaaagaaagatttgGAGAGAGAATTGACCAATATGAAAAAGCTCGAGGCAAGTACATTGTAGATCAGAATGTCTTGGATGTTATGCAGAAGCATGCTGTGGTCATGCACCCTCTACCAAGGCTTGATGAG ATTACTGTGGATGTTGATGGGGATCCAAGGGCTGCTTATTTTAGACAAGCAAAGAATGGACTTTATATACGGATGGCTCTTTTGAAGCTCTTACTTGTAGGGTGGTGA